Within Dermatophagoides farinae isolate YC_2012a chromosome 8, ASM2471394v1, whole genome shotgun sequence, the genomic segment aCCGTCACTGTgttattatatttgattcGAACACAACAATAAAAGTAAATGAATTATGGTGAATGCACCTAATGATTCtggtttatcatcattattatcatcaacatcatcatcatcatcatcatcaacaacaacaacaataagatcatcatcttatccttcagaaatgaaattagaGGAAAATGTTTTATGTAATTTTCATGTGGCTAAATTATTCCAAGATAATGTTGATCGTATCAATTCGATCGATTTTTCTCCAACGGGTGATACATTGATTAGTTCatcggatgatgattcgattgtCATCTATGATTGTGAAAAAGGAATACATAAACGAACATTGAATAGTAAAAAATATGGCGTCGATTTAATCCATTATACACATGCACCGAATACAGCCATACATTCGTCAAATAAAGTGGACGATACGATACGTTATCTTTCATtacatgataataaatacatTCGATATTTTCATGGCCACACGAAAAAAGTCGTCACCCTATGTATGTCACCGATCGATGACACATTCTTATCTGGTTCGATGGATAAAACCATTCGTCTTTGGGATCTACGATCACCAAATTGTCAAGGCTTGATGCATCTAGTAGGACGACCGGTAGCGAATTTTGATCCCGAAGGACTTATATTTGCTGTTGGATTGAATAGTGAAACAGTCAAACTATACGATTTACGTTCATTTGATAAAGGTCCATTCAATGCGTTTAAACTGCAACAGGACAAAGAATGTGATTGGACCGGATTGAAATTTTCGCCAGATggtaaaattattatgatctaTACCAATGGTAATGTCATTCATACTATCGATGCATTTATGGGCCGACCGCTACAAACATTGAAAGGTCATGTGAATAATAAAGGATTACCGTTAGAAGCATCGTTTACACCGGATTCTCAATTCATATTCAGTGGTTCAACTGATGGACGTGTTCATGCATGGAATGcaacaaatggaaattatATTTCCAATTTCACAATTGATCCACATCAAGGACCAGTACAGTGTGTACAATTTAATCCCAAATATATGATGTTGGCATCGGCTTGTACGACGATGGCATTTTCGATACCGAAAATAGCATCAACCAGtacaaatgaatttcttGATTAATGAACAAAGACAAAACCTATTTATTGAGAAAAAGTAACCAAAccaacaaatgaaatcatttcatcatgatgtaaatttttttttctttttttttaaatctcaTGTCAAATCacattttaaatcatttcaatggTGCTATTAATGACCAATTGGGTGATGGATTCTGTACACAATTAAAATCATCTATACAATTCCAATTGTTCAATTGAGGATCTATACCAGCGCGTTTGTAATCATTATCTAATTGTTCATATGACCATTGATATGGGCCAAATcgtaaattgaatgaattttcaattattgtaCGGCTTGTTacatggaaataaaaatcacaTTTTTCCGTTTCATGTATTCGTATCTGTTGAGCAATAATTTCGAATCGACAATCCTGACATTTTTCTATGTATACTGATGTTTGAATTGGTCCCGTATAGATTTGACAATTCCGAAGACAAATCAATCGTAAAGAGCTTGGAACTCCATATATTCGTATTTGACAATTGTCCAATGAATCGATAACAATATCTTTTCCATCTGTTTCTTCTGATTTATCCAATATTAGGTTTtcatttgatcgatttttgaaTCCAGGACCATCAAATGCCTGTTGAATAATCATTGAAGATGAATCCATTGTTTTGGCCGAATTCACCGGTTTGTTTGCGGGTTTTTTTCTaacatcaaatgaaaatttaaacgaTTTATTCGGCACATTTGTCGAACGATATTTTTGCATAGCTATTTCAAGTTCTTTGATTATATCATTACAAGAACGTAAATCATAAGCAATCATTGTAGGTGCATATTGATGaaccaattttttgatttcttcaatcttgatgaaaatttcatcaattcttGAAAGTTTTTCCTGGAGATCACACAACGAATTTAATTCATCAAGAACTAATGTTTTTTCTCGACGAACATGGTCAACAATAGTGGCAGGATCCATtagaaattttgatttagaattaattaataaaaatgtaaattccAAAATTACACACTAATGCCACTTGGTTACATTCGATTGTGTTCAAATAGTTGACACAATACAcgcgtgttttttttttcttacacaTTTGTGTCATTTgaagtgaaaataaaaaatttttttttatttcaaaaatgttcaacttgaataaatcattggcaaaattaaaatcatttttagaagaaaatgatttgaacaagaaaaaatcgaaaattgatAACTCATTCAAAATACAACCTGACCATGAGACGATCCACAAGAagattaaaaataaacaaacaataaatggCCAAGTTGGCGACAATGGACAAGAACGACGTGGTGTTgtaatgattaaaaattttcctcATGGCTTTTACGAACAACAAAtgtatgaatatttttcacaGTTTGGTGAAGTAACacgattgaaaattatccGAAGCCGTAAGGtaatattttattgattgattgtttttctattatgGCTAGAGATGATAAactgattttgtttgtttgatttgtatttttttttttttttgcagactggtaaaccaaaaaattatGGTTTCATAGAATTTAGATTTGAAGATGTGGCTGAAATTGCTGCAAAAACTATGGACAATTATCTTATGTTTGATCGAATTGTTAAATGTCAAATATTACCAccggaaaaaataaagacaaACATCTTTAGAAATTGGAATCGGCCATTTGTTAGCAGTGTGGAAAAACATCGATTAGCACATAATCAGCCGAAAACTGCAAAACAAGAACTTCGCATGGTACAACGACATTTACAACAGATCCGAAAAATGAACACTTTTTTGGCCGAAAATGGTATCGAATTCGAATGTGTAATCATCAATAGACCTACCGATTTGAAAGctattaaaaatgatgatgataatggcaagATTCAATCACCAGAaatattaacaaaaaaattgatacattcaaaaa encodes:
- the Wdr82 gene encoding WD repeat domain 82, producing MVNAPNDSGLSSLLSSTSSSSSSSTTTTIRSSSYPSEMKLEENVLCNFHVAKLFQDNVDRINSIDFSPTGDTLISSSDDDSIVIYDCEKGIHKRTLNSKKYGVDLIHYTHAPNTAIHSSNKVDDTIRYLSLHDNKYIRYFHGHTKKVVTLCMSPIDDTFLSGSMDKTIRLWDLRSPNCQGLMHLVGRPVANFDPEGLIFAVGLNSETVKLYDLRSFDKGPFNAFKLQQDKECDWTGLKFSPDGKIIMIYTNGNVIHTIDAFMGRPLQTLKGHVNNKGLPLEASFTPDSQFIFSGSTDGRVHAWNATNGNYISNFTIDPHQGPVQCVQFNPKYMMLASACTTMAFSIPKIASTSTNEFLD
- the Tbcc gene encoding tubulin-binding cofactor C, whose product is MDPATIVDHVRREKTLVLDELNSLCDLQEKLSRIDEIFIKIEEIKKLVHQYAPTMIAYDLRSCNDIIKELEIAMQKYRSTNVPNKSFKFSFDVRKKPANKPVNSAKTMDSSSMIIQQAFDGPGFKNRSNENLILDKSEETDGKDIVIDSLDNCQIRIYGVPSSLRLICLRNCQIYTGPIQTSVYIEKCQDCRFEIIAQQIRIHETEKCDFYFHVTSRTIIENSFNLRFGPYQWSYEQLDNDYKRAGIDPQLNNWNCIDDFNCVQNPSPNWSLIAPLK
- the LOC124495869 gene encoding MKI67 FHA domain-interacting nucleolar phosphoprotein; translated protein: MFNLNKSLAKLKSFLEENDLNKKKSKIDNSFKIQPDHETIHKKIKNKQTINGQVGDNGQERRGVVMIKNFPHGFYEQQMYEYFSQFGEVTRLKIIRSRKTGKPKNYGFIEFRFEDVAEIAAKTMDNYLMFDRIVKCQILPPEKIKTNIFRNWNRPFVSSVEKHRLAHNQPKTAKQELRMVQRHLQQIRKMNTFLAENGIEFECVIINRPTDLKAIKNDDDNGKIQSPEILTKKLIHSKKATNSTDTMPIEVIHMIRPKKRLSSSSSTTLLKRKRLMNVKLMKMKASFSVQKTV